From the Palaemon carinicauda isolate YSFRI2023 chromosome 42, ASM3689809v2, whole genome shotgun sequence genome, one window contains:
- the LOC137632887 gene encoding uncharacterized protein: protein MNINNSTPISTTVCDLSVPLDCNLSLSVQIDNVVKNQLDEYSIQKLVINWVITRIDYCNSIYYKLPKVQLKKLQNMINRGARMIKSYPTPRKGYCYILLRELHWLPIKARMEFKICTKTHQVIRTGRPRYLKTIATHRAAKDRVDTRIVTDDFKLLEPKCISIVGFRVFEYATQRLYKKQSDSK, encoded by the coding sequence ATGAATATTAATAACTCTACCCCGATATCTACTACAGTTTGTGACCTAAGCGTACCacttgactgtaatttgtctctTAGTGTTCAAATAGATAACGTAGTAAAGAATCAACTGGATGAATATTCTAtacagaaacttgtgataaactgggttattaccaggattgactactgcaactccatctactacaagcTACCCAAAGTCCagctcaagaaattacaaaacatgataaacagaggagcaaggatGATAAAAAGCTACCCCACGCCGAGAAAGGGTTACTGTTATATCCTACTAcgtgaattacactggctgcccatAAAAGCTAGAATGGAGTTCAAGATATGTACAAAaacccaccaagttattagaaccggACGTCCAAGATATTTAAAAACCATTGCTACTCACCGTGCAGCTAAAGatcgtgtagacacgagaatagttacagatgacttcaaattattggagccaaaaTGTATATCTATTGTAGGTTTTAGAGTTTTTGAATATGCGACACAAAGACTATATAAAAAGCAGTCGGACTCCAAATAG